In Streptomyces durocortorensis, a genomic segment contains:
- a CDS encoding beta-ketoacyl synthase N-terminal-like domain-containing protein, which translates to MKQLLLDFLWSHLRTLGAFRESGQTPEAAREAAGLAPGYGAWFEESLRIFEGAGYIDRRDGRILLDDAMRFRPIEQLWREWETGKPAWQQNPDLAATHLLVETTLRAFPDILSGRRPATEVIFPGGSLELVQNAYATNPASAFFNQVLAADLVARLRRRARVLTADAARILEIGAGTGATSAVVLEALRSAQLDVREYCYTDISRVFLNHAERSFGAQAPWLTCGILDIERPVADQGLALGGYDVVVAANVLHATRDIRHTLRNAKALLQPGGLLVLNELTANNLLSQFSFGLLDGWWRYEDPHLRIQGSPLLSTANWRHVLTQEGFRAIALPARDAEDLGQQIIVAESDGVIRQATAVPRPSAPHVAPVRESPARAVADHSAGSGPGDRLRAHIEAVALDVLAEALDIPRTRIGRGEPFSDYGLDSIFAVNVARTLGGTLGIDLDITVLFEHNTLAELGEFIVSEYAEDLRDVLLPEPASPDRAPDPVRPRPRPEIDESALDGMAIVGMSARFPGADDIDEFWRIVEQGRRCITAPPEKRADWAHHGDEAAALRGGFLDGVHEFDPLFFRMSMTEARQVTPELRLLLMTSWNAVEDAGYRPAELRSRPTGVFVATTQSEYRPAATDLMSLPSPAMVPNRISYLLDLNGPSEQCDTTCSSSFVALHRAIRSIRDGECEQALVGGVNLVMSPAGFGGMQAAGMLSPRGDVRPFQQGADGTARGEGVAAVLIKPLSRAMEDGDFVHCVVRGTGVAHGGRGVSFTAPNIRGMKTAVAHAYADAGIDPDAVDYIETHGMSSMLADSAELAALGAGLRSEDDSEDVTYLGNVKPCIGHTEVVSGLAALVKTAQAMRHGVIPALPGFGRLHSDLSLKGTRLRIAARNLPWPERTDDAGRPLPRRASMHSFGIGGVNAHVVLEQHMASANLDDDPGAQVLVLSARSADALRERARRLIHRLAEADPRSWADIAYTLQVGREAMSCRLAFVARSTDEAARVLGGWLDGDPDTLAHVAFADGVDPAAGTEHDGEPTQLDHVAGHWAAGTSIDWDLMHRGARRRRIALPGYPFARLTCFAEQAPRSDQGSHTGVGPPDGEAFVADLVASVLGLSRHEIDGTRSLADYGLNSLLLVAMLGRISNVFPGFQPEWWQPHDTLNDVVARLSEAAARSTRGQAPELVRLNGATEGRPVFWIHGALAGVESYRTIAERIDRPFYGIQARGLLTEDAPIEGVTAMAEYYTEAIRSVQPEGPYDIGGFCLGGIVAYEVTRRLQAQGQEVASLTMVDSPDGTGLAKSNANGFQSARSAALQVVNSLLWPAGEKDPAVLRARLVHRDEVVEDLDEDAFVLRLAELAAERGLAMRPAQIARFVRRNMAIQLAYRLGEHTIRPLPRPEAVVCTYFRNRRGLFLGEVAPYFQVAGETFSLDHVNYQQDWGREMPGLRLVEIDAANHMTILNDAGPLAAIEETCLALYASDEIGASRG; encoded by the coding sequence ATGAAACAGCTGCTGCTCGACTTTCTCTGGTCCCATCTGCGCACGCTCGGCGCGTTCCGTGAATCCGGGCAGACACCGGAGGCCGCACGGGAGGCGGCAGGCCTCGCGCCGGGGTACGGCGCCTGGTTCGAGGAGAGCCTGCGCATCTTCGAGGGGGCCGGCTACATCGATCGGCGGGACGGCAGGATCCTGCTCGACGATGCCATGCGGTTTCGGCCGATCGAGCAGCTGTGGCGCGAGTGGGAGACGGGAAAGCCCGCGTGGCAGCAGAATCCCGACCTCGCGGCCACCCACCTACTGGTAGAGACCACCTTGCGTGCCTTCCCCGACATTCTCAGCGGACGGCGACCGGCCACCGAGGTCATCTTCCCCGGGGGATCGCTGGAGCTGGTGCAGAACGCCTACGCGACCAACCCGGCGTCAGCGTTCTTCAACCAGGTGCTGGCCGCCGACCTGGTGGCGCGGCTGCGACGGCGGGCACGGGTCCTGACGGCGGATGCCGCGCGGATTCTGGAGATCGGCGCCGGCACGGGTGCCACGAGCGCCGTCGTCCTGGAGGCGCTGCGGTCCGCGCAGCTGGACGTGCGCGAGTACTGCTACACCGACATATCAAGGGTCTTCCTGAACCACGCGGAGCGCTCGTTCGGTGCGCAAGCCCCTTGGCTGACCTGCGGAATCCTGGACATCGAGCGCCCGGTGGCGGATCAGGGCCTCGCCCTCGGCGGGTACGACGTCGTGGTCGCCGCCAACGTCCTGCATGCCACCCGGGACATCCGCCACACCCTGCGCAACGCCAAGGCGCTTCTCCAGCCCGGCGGACTGCTGGTCCTGAACGAGCTGACCGCGAACAACCTGCTCAGCCAGTTCTCGTTCGGCCTCCTCGACGGATGGTGGCGCTACGAGGACCCGCACCTGCGTATCCAGGGCAGCCCGCTGCTCTCCACGGCCAACTGGCGGCACGTCCTGACGCAGGAGGGGTTCCGCGCGATCGCTCTGCCCGCGCGGGACGCCGAGGATCTGGGACAGCAGATCATCGTGGCCGAGAGCGACGGCGTCATACGGCAGGCGACCGCCGTACCCCGCCCGTCCGCGCCGCACGTGGCACCGGTGCGCGAGAGCCCGGCGCGGGCCGTGGCCGATCACAGCGCCGGGAGCGGGCCCGGAGACCGGCTGCGCGCCCACATCGAGGCAGTCGCGCTGGATGTGCTGGCAGAGGCGTTGGACATCCCGCGGACGAGGATCGGGCGGGGCGAGCCCTTCTCGGACTACGGGCTCGATTCGATCTTCGCGGTGAACGTGGCCCGTACCCTCGGCGGGACGCTCGGCATCGACCTCGACATCACCGTGCTGTTCGAGCACAACACCCTGGCCGAGCTGGGCGAGTTCATCGTCTCCGAATACGCCGAGGACCTGCGGGACGTGCTTCTGCCGGAGCCCGCATCGCCGGACCGGGCGCCCGACCCCGTGCGGCCTCGACCTCGGCCTGAGATCGACGAGTCCGCGCTCGACGGCATGGCGATCGTCGGCATGTCCGCACGCTTCCCCGGGGCCGACGACATCGACGAGTTCTGGCGGATCGTCGAGCAAGGCAGACGGTGCATCACCGCACCGCCGGAAAAGCGTGCGGACTGGGCGCACCACGGCGACGAGGCAGCCGCACTGCGGGGCGGATTCCTCGACGGGGTGCATGAATTCGATCCTCTGTTCTTCCGCATGTCGATGACCGAGGCGCGCCAGGTGACGCCGGAGCTGCGCCTGCTGTTGATGACGTCGTGGAACGCCGTCGAGGACGCGGGCTACCGGCCGGCCGAACTGCGGAGCCGGCCCACGGGCGTGTTCGTCGCCACGACGCAGAGCGAGTACCGGCCCGCGGCCACGGACCTGATGAGCCTGCCGTCGCCCGCGATGGTGCCCAACCGGATCTCGTACCTGCTCGACCTCAACGGCCCCAGCGAGCAGTGCGACACGACGTGCTCGTCCTCGTTCGTGGCTCTGCACCGGGCGATCCGGTCCATCCGCGACGGCGAGTGCGAGCAGGCGCTCGTCGGCGGGGTGAACCTGGTGATGTCGCCCGCGGGCTTCGGCGGGATGCAGGCCGCGGGGATGCTCAGCCCGCGCGGCGACGTCCGGCCGTTTCAGCAGGGCGCCGACGGTACGGCGCGCGGCGAGGGCGTCGCCGCCGTACTGATCAAACCACTGAGCCGGGCCATGGAGGACGGGGACTTCGTCCACTGCGTCGTGCGCGGCACCGGCGTGGCCCACGGCGGCAGGGGTGTGTCCTTCACGGCACCGAACATCAGGGGCATGAAGACAGCCGTCGCGCACGCCTACGCCGACGCCGGGATCGATCCGGACGCCGTGGACTACATCGAGACCCACGGCATGAGCTCGATGCTGGCGGACAGCGCGGAGCTGGCGGCGCTCGGCGCCGGACTCCGCAGCGAGGACGACAGCGAAGACGTGACGTATCTGGGCAACGTGAAGCCCTGCATCGGGCACACGGAGGTGGTCTCCGGCCTGGCCGCGCTGGTGAAGACCGCGCAGGCGATGCGGCACGGCGTGATCCCGGCGCTCCCGGGCTTCGGGCGGCTGCACAGCGACCTCTCCCTCAAGGGGACGCGGCTGCGCATCGCCGCGCGGAACCTACCATGGCCCGAGCGCACCGACGACGCCGGTCGGCCGCTACCGCGCCGCGCGAGCATGCACAGCTTCGGGATCGGCGGTGTGAACGCGCATGTGGTGCTGGAACAGCACATGGCCTCCGCGAACCTGGACGACGACCCGGGTGCGCAGGTCCTTGTGCTCTCGGCGCGGAGCGCCGACGCTCTGCGCGAGCGGGCGCGCCGGCTGATTCATCGGCTGGCCGAAGCGGATCCGCGCTCCTGGGCGGACATCGCGTACACGTTGCAGGTCGGCCGGGAAGCGATGAGCTGCCGGCTGGCGTTCGTGGCGCGGAGCACTGACGAGGCCGCTCGCGTTCTGGGCGGTTGGCTGGACGGCGACCCGGACACGCTCGCCCATGTGGCGTTCGCCGATGGCGTCGATCCCGCCGCCGGCACCGAGCACGACGGTGAACCGACGCAGCTCGACCACGTAGCAGGACACTGGGCCGCGGGCACATCCATCGACTGGGACCTGATGCATCGCGGCGCTCGACGCAGGCGGATCGCACTGCCCGGGTACCCCTTCGCACGTCTGACGTGTTTCGCCGAGCAGGCGCCGCGGTCGGATCAGGGCTCACACACGGGCGTCGGCCCTCCGGACGGCGAAGCCTTCGTCGCCGACCTCGTCGCCTCGGTGCTGGGCCTGTCGCGCCACGAGATCGACGGCACGAGGTCGCTCGCCGACTACGGTCTGAACTCCCTGCTCCTGGTCGCGATGCTGGGCCGGATAAGCAATGTGTTTCCGGGTTTCCAGCCTGAATGGTGGCAGCCGCATGACACGTTGAACGACGTGGTCGCGAGGCTGTCCGAGGCGGCGGCCCGCTCAACGCGCGGGCAGGCCCCGGAGCTGGTGCGCCTCAACGGCGCGACCGAGGGCAGGCCGGTCTTCTGGATTCACGGCGCCCTCGCCGGCGTCGAGTCCTACCGCACGATCGCCGAGCGGATCGACCGCCCCTTCTACGGCATCCAGGCCCGTGGCCTGCTGACCGAGGACGCGCCGATCGAGGGTGTCACGGCCATGGCCGAGTACTACACCGAGGCCATCCGCTCGGTGCAGCCCGAGGGCCCGTACGACATCGGCGGATTCTGCCTCGGCGGCATCGTGGCCTATGAGGTGACCCGGCGGCTGCAGGCGCAGGGCCAGGAAGTGGCCTCGCTGACGATGGTGGACTCGCCGGACGGGACCGGCCTGGCGAAGTCGAACGCGAACGGGTTCCAGTCGGCGCGGAGCGCGGCTCTGCAGGTCGTCAATTCCTTGCTCTGGCCGGCGGGGGAGAAGGACCCGGCGGTCCTGCGTGCCCGTCTCGTCCACCGGGACGAGGTCGTGGAGGACCTGGACGAGGACGCGTTCGTACTGCGGCTCGCGGAGTTGGCGGCCGAGCGCGGGCTCGCCATGAGACCTGCCCAGATCGCGCGGTTCGTCAGGCGCAACATGGCGATCCAGCTCGCCTACCGGCTCGGCGAGCACACCATCAGGCCTCTGCCGCGGCCGGAAGCCGTGGTGTGCACCTACTTCCGTAACCGGCGCGGGCTCTTCCTGGGCGAGGTCGCACCCTACTTCCAAGTCGCCGGCGAGACCTTCTCCCTCGACCACGTGAACTACCAGCAGGACTGGGGGCGCGAGATGCCGGGCCTTCGCCTGGTGGAGATCGACGCCGCGAACCACATGACGATCCTGAACGACGCGGGGCCGCTCGCCGCGATCGAGGAGACATGCCTGGCGCTCTACGCGTCCGACGAGATCGGGGCTTCCCGTGGCTGA